Below is a window of Oscillospiraceae bacterium DNA.
TCCGCATGAGCTTTTTCGGATAAGGGCGCTCCGTAATATTCGTCATATATTCGTTTTATTGAAGGATTTTCATGCGCAAATCTTATCTCGGACGAACAATCAAGCGTTTTTAGTATTTCGGCGCGTTGGGCGGCAAGTTCAAATCCGTCGTGAATCGGCTGTCCGCCTCCGCCTGAACATCCTCCGGGGCAAGCCATGATCTCGACTATGTCAAAATGTTCTTCTCCGGATTCTATCATTTCGATTAACCTGCGCGCATTTCGTAATCCGCTCGCGATCCCGAGCGAAACCTTTGCGCCGGCGATATCGATTGTGTATTTTCTCATACCATTGTCATTCTCCCTGACATTGGAGAAACAGTCGGGAGAGGGATTTTTACCGGTGATGAAGTAATAAGCGGTTCTCAGCACCGCCTCCGAAACGCCGCCGGTCGTGCCGAAAATTACTCCCGCGCCTGAAGCCAAGCCCAGCGGAGAATCGAAATTCTCTTCTTCAGCGGCTTCGACATCATGGTTTGCGGATGTGATCATGCGTGCCAGCTCACGCGTGGTGATCACCGCGTCAACATCCCGTCCGTTTTCAAACGCGTTGGGGCTGTCCGCGGCTTCCTTCTTTTTCGCCAGACAAGGCATGACGGAAACAGAAAAAATTTTAGATGGATTCTCTCCTATCAACCCGGCAAAATAGCCCTTAACCGCTGCGCCGAACATCTGCTGAGGCGACTTTGTACTTGAGAGGTTTTCCGCCGCATCCGGAAAACGTTCCTTTGCGAATGTCACCCATGCCGGACAACATGAGGTGAACAGGGGATATTTATATTTTTTACCGCTTTTCAATCTTTCAATAAGCTCGCTTGTTTCTTCCATTACTGTCAGGTCAGCGGAAAAATCAGTATCGAACACGTAATTAAAGCCCAGAGCGCGGGTAAGCGATACAAGCCTGCCTACGTTCGCCTTTTCCGCAGTGAGCTTCATCGATTCAGCCCATGCTGCACGCACAGCCGGAGCGATCTGTATAACAGTTATCAAATCTGGATCGCCGAGCGCGGCGATCACCCGTTCCTCATCGCTCCTCTCCTTCAAAGCGGCGACAGGACAATGCGTTATACACTGGCCGCAGAGAGTACAGCCGCTTTCAGATATCGTTTTGCCGCCGGCCGCTCCGATTGCGGCACGCGCTCCCGTTCCTCTGAGCTCCCATGCGTTTACAGACTGGATTTTATCACAGACATTTATGCATCTCATGCATTTAATGCACTTCGCCGCTTCTTTTATAAGCGGAAACGAACCGGGAGCATCGTTTTCCGCCAGCTTTTTCTCATATATTCTGTCTGTGATATTCATATCACGGCAAAGGGACTGAAGCGTGCAGTTGCCGTTTCTTGTGCAGTTTGGGCAGTTGGCGTCATGCTGAGACAGGATCAGACGAATATTTGTTCGGCGCGCGCTGCGGACACGCTTTGAATTGGTATATACAACCATACCCTCTTCGATCATTGTATTGCACGCGGTAACAAGCTTCTCGCCGCCCTCAATTTCTACAAGGCAGACGCGGCAGGCGCCGATTTCATTAATATCACGCAGATAACAAAGCGTAGGGATATTAATGCCGCACTTTTTTGCCGCGTCGAGAATTGTCGTCCCCTCCGGGACGCTGACCGGCCGCTTATCTATTATAAGATTTATGTTCTTTGTTTCTGTTTTATTTATATGTGCGTTTACCATTGCGGTTTTCGTCCTCCTTTGAGTGAAGCGAGGCCGAAGCGGTCACAGCGCAGACATCTCGCGCATTCTCTTAATACTTCTTCCTGCGTCATCGGGTCTTCCATCAGATTAAAATCGTTCTTTCGTTCGGATTCCGGACGCTCTTTTGTGTTGATTCTACCGCACGCGCATTTAACGTGATAATCCGGCTCCGGAATCTCGACATCACAGGTTATTTTATGCGAAAATCCGAGGTAAGTGTCAATATTGCGCGACGCGACTTTTCCGGCTT
It encodes the following:
- a CDS encoding [FeFe] hydrogenase, group A → MVNAHINKTETKNINLIIDKRPVSVPEGTTILDAAKKCGINIPTLCYLRDINEIGACRVCLVEIEGGEKLVTACNTMIEEGMVVYTNSKRVRSARRTNIRLILSQHDANCPNCTRNGNCTLQSLCRDMNITDRIYEKKLAENDAPGSFPLIKEAAKCIKCMRCINVCDKIQSVNAWELRGTGARAAIGAAGGKTISESGCTLCGQCITHCPVAALKERSDEERVIAALGDPDLITVIQIAPAVRAAWAESMKLTAEKANVGRLVSLTRALGFNYVFDTDFSADLTVMEETSELIERLKSGKKYKYPLFTSCCPAWVTFAKERFPDAAENLSSTKSPQQMFGAAVKGYFAGLIGENPSKIFSVSVMPCLAKKKEAADSPNAFENGRDVDAVITTRELARMITSANHDVEAAEEENFDSPLGLASGAGVIFGTTGGVSEAVLRTAYYFITGKNPSPDCFSNVRENDNGMRKYTIDIAGAKVSLGIASGLRNARRLIEMIESGEEHFDIVEIMACPGGCSGGGGQPIHDGFELAAQRAEILKTLDCSSEIRFAHENPSIKRIYDEYYGAPLSEKAHAELHTK